One genomic segment of Mytilus trossulus isolate FHL-02 chromosome 4, PNRI_Mtr1.1.1.hap1, whole genome shotgun sequence includes these proteins:
- the LOC134713718 gene encoding uncharacterized protein LOC134713718 isoform X1, whose protein sequence is MEQKYRDQTCSIQQLTEEVQVFRGHRIELKRQLHQKTDEAEAVSRRLKETLEKKENLEKELSDTLEKKENLEKELSDTLGENSTYPESQNFDDSHGTEVHSFQGQRNSRGRIIKRTDIQNV, encoded by the exons ATGGAGCAAAAGTATCGAGACCAGACGTGCAGTATCCAACAGCTTACTGAAGAGGTTCAGGTTTTCAGGGGGCACCGAATAGAACTTAAACGTCAGTTGCATCAAAAGACTG ATGAAGCTGAAGCAGTGAGCCGTCGACTTAAAGAGACATTGG aaaagaaagaaaatttagaaaaagaatTATCAGATACACTAG aaaagaaagaaaatttagaaaaagaatTATCAGATACACTAG GTGAAAATTCTACTTATCCTGAATCTCAGAATTTTGATGATTCTCATGGAACAGAAGTGCATAGTTTTCAAG GTCAGCGTAATAGCAGAGGCagaataataaaaagaacagaTATCCAAAATGTGTag
- the LOC134713718 gene encoding uncharacterized protein LOC134713718 isoform X3: protein MEQKYRDQTCSIQQLTEEVQVFRGHRIELKRQLHQKTDEAEAVSRRLKETLEKKENLEKELSDTLGENSTYPESQNFDDSHGTEVHSFQGQRNSRGRIIKRTDIQNV from the exons ATGGAGCAAAAGTATCGAGACCAGACGTGCAGTATCCAACAGCTTACTGAAGAGGTTCAGGTTTTCAGGGGGCACCGAATAGAACTTAAACGTCAGTTGCATCAAAAGACTG ATGAAGCTGAAGCAGTGAGCCGTCGACTTAAAGAGACATTGG aaaagaaagaaaatttagaaaaagaatTATCAGATACACTAG GTGAAAATTCTACTTATCCTGAATCTCAGAATTTTGATGATTCTCATGGAACAGAAGTGCATAGTTTTCAAG GTCAGCGTAATAGCAGAGGCagaataataaaaagaacagaTATCCAAAATGTGTag